From Leptolyngbyaceae cyanobacterium, the proteins below share one genomic window:
- a CDS encoding flavin prenyltransferase UbiX gives MGISGASGLIYAVRALKFLLEAEYVIDLVASKSTYMVWQAEQNITMPANPIQQEQFWREQAGVKTKGKLRCHPWGDVGANIASGSFRTLGMIVMPCSMSTVAKLASGLSSDLLERAADVQLKEGRKLVIVPRETPFSLIHLRNLTTLAESGARIVPAIPAWYHNPQTIEDLVDFVVARALDQLDIDCIPIQRWQGHRS, from the coding sequence TTGGGCATTTCCGGCGCATCCGGGCTGATCTATGCAGTCAGAGCGTTGAAATTTCTCCTAGAAGCCGAATACGTCATTGATTTAGTTGCATCTAAATCTACATATATGGTTTGGCAGGCAGAACAAAATATTACGATGCCTGCTAATCCCATTCAACAAGAGCAATTCTGGCGAGAACAAGCAGGAGTAAAAACTAAAGGTAAACTCCGGTGTCACCCTTGGGGCGATGTGGGAGCTAACATTGCAAGTGGTTCCTTCCGCACTTTGGGAATGATCGTCATGCCGTGCAGTATGAGTACGGTAGCAAAATTAGCGAGTGGTCTGAGTTCCGACCTTTTGGAACGAGCGGCTGACGTACAACTCAAAGAAGGACGTAAACTCGTCATAGTACCCCGCGAGACGCCCTTTAGCTTGATTCACCTGCGAAATCTCACTACTTTAGCTGAAAGTGGCGCGAGAATTGTGCCAGCTATCCCAGCTTGGTATCACAATCCTCAGACTATTGAAGATTTGGTGGATTTCGTGGTAGCTCGCGCTTTAGATCAACTCGACATAGATTGCATTCCCATCCAGCGCTGGCAAGGACACCGATCGTAA
- a CDS encoding shikimate kinase, giving the protein MNNILKGINLYLIGMMGAGKTTVGRLLAEELGYRFFDTDALIEQVAKGKSINEIFTTEGEAAFREMESQVLAELSTYTKLAIATGGGIVLQRKNWSYLQHGLVVWLDVPVELLIERLAEDATRPLLKDADPRRKLEMLLEQRRSLYAQADIKVTQQAGETPEQVAKRVIEAIPSVIKPASVPPASFN; this is encoded by the coding sequence GTGAACAATATTTTAAAGGGAATCAACCTCTACCTCATAGGTATGATGGGAGCAGGTAAGACGACGGTAGGACGCTTATTGGCGGAAGAATTAGGTTACCGTTTCTTCGATACCGATGCCCTGATCGAACAAGTAGCGAAGGGAAAATCCATTAACGAAATTTTTACAACTGAAGGGGAAGCTGCCTTTCGGGAAATGGAAAGCCAAGTACTGGCAGAACTATCCACATATACAAAGTTAGCGATCGCAACCGGTGGCGGTATAGTTCTCCAAAGAAAAAACTGGAGTTACCTACAGCACGGTTTGGTAGTCTGGTTGGACGTACCCGTAGAATTACTGATAGAACGGTTGGCCGAAGATGCTACTCGTCCCTTGTTAAAAGATGCTGACCCCCGCCGCAAGTTGGAAATGCTTCTGGAACAACGACGATCGCTTTACGCACAAGCAGATATCAAAGTCACCCAACAAGCGGGAGAGACACCCGAACAAGTGGCAAAACGAGTGATAGAAGCGATTCCCAGCGTCATCAAACCAGCATCCGTTCCCCCCGCATCCTTTAATTAA
- the purU gene encoding formyltetrahydrofolate deformylase: MGSTTATLLISCPDRKGLVAKIANFIYANGGNIIHADQHTDFAAGLFLTRIEWQLAGFNLPRDLIGPAFNAVAKPLEANWQLHFSDTVPRLSIWVSRQDHCLLDLLWRHKAKEFSAEIPLIISNHEDLKDVAYQFGADFYHIPIDKENKLDREPKQLELLQQYNIDLVVLAKYMQILSPEFMRSFPKSIINIHHSFLPAFVGANPYHKAYARGVKIIGATAHYVTAELDAGPIIEQDVVRVSHRDDVADLIRKGKDLERIVLARAVRSHLQNRVLVYGNRTVVFE; encoded by the coding sequence ATGGGAAGTACTACTGCTACTCTACTTATTTCTTGTCCCGATCGCAAAGGATTAGTCGCCAAAATTGCCAACTTCATTTATGCTAATGGCGGCAATATCATTCACGCCGATCAGCACACTGACTTTGCGGCTGGATTGTTTCTGACTCGCATCGAATGGCAATTAGCAGGCTTTAATTTACCTCGCGATTTAATTGGCCCCGCTTTTAATGCAGTTGCTAAACCTTTGGAAGCTAACTGGCAGTTACATTTTTCCGATACCGTTCCACGCCTTTCTATTTGGGTTAGCCGTCAAGATCATTGTCTTTTAGATTTATTATGGAGGCACAAAGCTAAAGAATTTTCAGCAGAAATCCCTTTGATTATTAGCAATCATGAGGATTTAAAAGACGTTGCTTATCAATTTGGGGCTGACTTTTATCATATCCCGATCGATAAAGAAAATAAGTTGGATCGGGAACCCAAACAATTGGAATTGTTGCAACAATATAATATCGACTTGGTTGTTTTAGCCAAGTATATGCAAATTCTCAGTCCGGAATTTATGAGAAGTTTTCCTAAAAGTATTATCAACATTCATCACTCATTTTTACCTGCTTTTGTTGGAGCAAATCCATACCATAAAGCTTATGCAAGAGGGGTAAAAATTATCGGTGCTACAGCACATTACGTGACCGCAGAACTAGATGCAGGGCCGATTATCGAGCAAGATGTAGTGCGGGTCAGCCACCGCGATGATGTGGCTGATTTAATCAGAAAAGGTAAAGATTTAGAAAGAATAGTATTGGCAAGAGCAGTGCGATCGCACTTGCAAAATCGAGTTTTAGTTTATGGCAATCGCACCGTAGTTTTTGAGTAA
- the argB gene encoding acetylglutamate kinase — protein sequence MLEEKEYIQKAEATRVRVLSEALPYIQQFAGKTVVVKYGGAAMKDSTLKDKVMRDVVFLSCVGLRPILVHGGGPEINSWLDKLGIEPQFKNGLRVTDAATMDVVEMVLVGRVNKEIVSLINQAGGSAVGLCGKDGNLIKARPQGQEGIGFVGEVSVVNIRLLESLVKEGYIPVVSSVAADETGQAYNINADTVAGEIAAALGAEKLILLTDTSGILKDYKDPSTLIAKLDIQEARNLISSGIVAGGMIPKVNCCVRSLAQGVKATHIIDGRIPHALLLEIFTDAGIGSMIVASEFMS from the coding sequence ATGCTAGAAGAAAAAGAATACATTCAAAAAGCGGAAGCCACTCGCGTCCGAGTACTCAGCGAAGCACTTCCCTACATCCAACAATTTGCCGGTAAAACCGTTGTGGTCAAGTACGGCGGTGCCGCCATGAAAGACAGCACGCTGAAAGATAAAGTAATGCGCGATGTCGTCTTTTTATCCTGCGTTGGCTTAAGACCGATCTTGGTACATGGTGGTGGCCCAGAAATTAACTCTTGGTTAGATAAACTGGGAATCGAGCCACAATTTAAAAATGGTTTGCGAGTAACCGACGCCGCCACAATGGATGTAGTAGAAATGGTATTGGTAGGTCGAGTAAACAAAGAAATTGTCTCTCTAATCAACCAAGCTGGCGGATCGGCAGTCGGACTGTGCGGTAAAGATGGCAACTTGATCAAAGCACGTCCTCAAGGTCAAGAAGGAATTGGTTTTGTCGGAGAAGTTAGCGTTGTCAATATTAGGCTTTTGGAATCCCTAGTTAAAGAGGGATATATTCCAGTCGTATCTAGCGTGGCCGCAGATGAAACCGGACAAGCTTATAATATTAACGCCGATACGGTAGCTGGAGAAATAGCCGCTGCTTTAGGTGCAGAAAAGTTAATCCTACTCACAGATACATCAGGTATCTTAAAAGATTACAAAGACCCTTCTACCTTGATCGCGAAACTGGATATTCAAGAAGCTCGCAATCTGATTTCTTCCGGTATAGTTGCTGGCGGCATGATTCCGAAGGTAAATTGTTGCGTGAGAAGTTTGGCGCAAGGTGTCAAAGCTACTCATATTATTGATGGTCGCATTCCTCACGCTCTGCTGTTGGAAATTTTTACCGACGCCGGGATCGGATCGATGATCGTTGCTTCGGAATTTATGAGTTAG
- a CDS encoding orange carotenoid protein N-terminal domain-containing protein yields the protein MNWISMTAANVSAYDQGKKALKSLSIDDQLALLWFVYTKMGKSITPAAPGASGSEIARGLFEQVKALPHQEQLKVQREIASKANTQICREYGGLSPETKLAFWYFLAQGMENGTIIPMPPNYQLPQAGQELLAKIEGLSFQEQIDFLRGAVLEMGAEPASSSI from the coding sequence ATGAATTGGATTTCTATGACAGCAGCAAATGTAAGTGCTTACGACCAAGGTAAAAAAGCGTTGAAAAGCTTGAGTATAGACGACCAACTTGCCTTATTATGGTTCGTTTATACCAAAATGGGTAAATCGATCACTCCAGCTGCTCCAGGCGCTTCAGGTTCGGAAATTGCTCGAGGATTGTTCGAGCAAGTGAAAGCACTTCCCCATCAAGAACAACTGAAAGTTCAGCGAGAAATTGCATCAAAAGCAAATACTCAAATTTGTCGGGAATACGGTGGATTGAGTCCGGAAACAAAGTTAGCTTTTTGGTACTTTTTAGCCCAAGGCATGGAAAACGGCACGATTATTCCCATGCCTCCTAATTATCAACTTCCCCAAGCCGGACAAGAATTATTGGCGAAAATTGAAGGATTGAGTTTTCAAGAACAAATCGATTTCTTACGCGGCGCAGTGTTAGAAATGGGTGCAGAACCCGCCAGCAGTTCCATTTAA
- a CDS encoding NB-ARC domain-containing protein codes for MASTLNDQPAEFDEAANYWNLEKLYIDLASAKGKGLTPVEKRILRGLLCGYSPAEITNIIYKTRNSSSVRVYLSNGLYRYIQEMLNSQTKESAEITHWSKITYWLEKSGYKNYSPLSANFVNRDCSIVKNSNKEEKSSTLYKRYDWGEAIDTEIFYGRDKELLKLEQWIINERCRLVKILGMGGIGKTSFSIRLAQKIQDNFEYVIWRSLAHSPPLNQFLANLINLFDREAEKELVLTETIAGRISQLIERLRNYRCLLIFDGIDFLFKPKSYAGEFRQEYQIYKELFRRIGEALHQSCLILTSREKLKELSFMEGVNLPVRSFYINGLSDRECFKIIRDKGVEPSEREGKQLVKRYAGNPLALKIVMTTIADLFQGNLAEFVKQDIIIFGEIKKLLEEHLNRLSQPEEKMIKWLAIEKEFYLNKEEQKGIISDISKSELIEVLESLTSRSLIYKKANSFQLQPIFKAYLQEQLIKPADPMAIDRKQVKDGQIAATLNTSPDGNDTQSLTGEQYFKGNQPLPHRYDGSR; via the coding sequence ATGGCATCTACATTAAATGACCAGCCAGCAGAGTTTGATGAAGCTGCTAATTACTGGAATTTGGAGAAGCTATATATAGATCTTGCCTCCGCAAAAGGTAAAGGTCTTACACCAGTTGAAAAAAGAATTCTTAGGGGATTACTGTGCGGTTACAGTCCCGCAGAAATAACAAATATTATCTATAAAACTCGCAACAGCAGTTCGGTAAGAGTTTATTTATCGAATGGACTGTATAGATATATTCAAGAAATGCTTAATTCTCAAACAAAAGAGAGTGCAGAAATCACTCATTGGAGTAAAATTACTTACTGGTTAGAAAAATCCGGCTATAAAAATTATTCACCTTTATCAGCCAACTTTGTAAATCGCGATTGCAGTATAGTCAAAAACTCAAATAAAGAGGAAAAAAGTTCTACCCTTTATAAACGTTATGACTGGGGAGAAGCCATTGATACAGAAATATTTTATGGACGGGATAAAGAGTTATTAAAATTAGAACAATGGATAATTAATGAGCGGTGTAGATTGGTAAAAATTCTGGGTATGGGTGGTATTGGTAAAACTAGTTTTTCAATACGGCTCGCCCAGAAAATTCAAGATAATTTTGAATATGTAATATGGCGATCGCTTGCTCATTCTCCACCTTTAAATCAATTTTTAGCTAATTTAATTAATTTATTCGATCGAGAAGCAGAAAAGGAATTGGTTTTGACCGAAACAATTGCCGGAAGGATATCTCAATTAATCGAGCGCTTGAGAAATTATCGCTGTTTGCTAATATTTGATGGTATTGACTTTCTTTTCAAACCGAAAAGTTATGCAGGGGAATTTCGACAAGAATACCAAATTTATAAAGAGTTATTCAGACGAATTGGGGAAGCATTACATCAAAGTTGTTTAATATTGACAAGCCGAGAAAAATTAAAAGAACTATCCTTTATGGAAGGGGTAAATTTACCAGTGCGTTCTTTTTATATAAATGGATTAAGTGATAGAGAATGCTTCAAAATAATTAGAGATAAAGGTGTAGAACCTTCCGAGAGAGAGGGGAAACAACTGGTGAAACGATATGCGGGCAATCCTTTGGCTTTAAAAATAGTAATGACGACGATCGCGGATTTATTTCAAGGGAATTTAGCAGAATTTGTTAAGCAAGATATTATCATATTTGGCGAAATAAAAAAATTATTAGAAGAACATTTAAATCGGCTATCTCAACCAGAAGAAAAAATGATTAAATGGTTGGCCATTGAAAAAGAATTTTATTTAAATAAAGAAGAGCAAAAAGGGATAATATCTGATATTTCCAAATCAGAATTAATCGAAGTGTTAGAATCTCTGACCAGTCGATCGCTAATTTATAAAAAAGCCAACAGTTTCCAGTTACAGCCGATATTTAAGGCTTATTTGCAAGAACAACTAATTAAGCCAGCCGATCCGATGGCGATCGACCGAAAACAGGTCAAGGATGGTCAAATAGCAGCTACACTAAATACCAGTCCCGATGGAAATGACACGCAGAGCTTAACAGGTGAACAATATTTTAAAGGGAATCAACCTCTACCTCATAGGTATGATGGGAGCAGGTAA
- a CDS encoding LapA family protein: protein MTNIIYYILLLVLILGGLIVFALQNSSPVVLTFLGVKTIGLPLGFSILAAIGAGFLTALIIFGLFQLSDYFSSQSLRERIRQLEAEKSRNRWQRSTTNPASESTSYSTQNNAAQWETTAPTDRDYVTQQEQEEQAEETVRDNPNYQVYSPPNTSYERPQEPTTRSQSGSVYSYSYQNPKNSSVGKRESVYDAEYRIITPPYRSPEPNVTENDADWEAPKNKNNDDDEDWGFDDDEEEFDDTDDRTPYR, encoded by the coding sequence ATGACTAACATAATTTATTATATTTTATTACTGGTTTTGATTCTGGGAGGGCTAATTGTATTTGCCCTGCAAAACTCGTCACCAGTTGTACTGACTTTTTTAGGAGTGAAAACGATCGGATTGCCACTAGGATTTTCGATCCTAGCAGCCATTGGCGCAGGCTTTTTGACTGCACTAATAATTTTCGGTTTATTTCAATTATCCGATTATTTTTCTTCCCAATCTCTTAGAGAGCGAATTCGCCAACTAGAAGCAGAAAAATCAAGGAATAGATGGCAACGTTCCACAACTAACCCCGCATCTGAAAGCACTTCTTATTCTACTCAGAATAATGCCGCCCAATGGGAAACTACCGCTCCTACCGATCGCGATTACGTTACCCAGCAAGAACAAGAAGAACAAGCAGAAGAAACAGTACGGGATAACCCGAATTATCAAGTTTATTCTCCCCCCAATACTAGCTACGAACGCCCTCAGGAGCCAACTACTCGTTCTCAATCAGGCTCGGTTTATTCTTATAGTTATCAAAATCCTAAGAATTCATCCGTGGGAAAAAGGGAATCGGTTTACGATGCGGAATATCGCATCATCACGCCGCCTTATCGCAGTCCAGAACCTAATGTCACTGAAAATGATGCTGATTGGGAAGCTCCCAAAAATAAGAACAATGATGATGATGAAGATTGGGGATTTGATGATGATGAAGAAGAATTTGACGATACTGACGATCGCACGCCTTATCGCTAA